From Eptesicus fuscus isolate TK198812 chromosome 13, DD_ASM_mEF_20220401, whole genome shotgun sequence, the proteins below share one genomic window:
- the LOC114234948 gene encoding non-histone chromosomal protein HMG-14-like produces MALRYPARATPPHPTTRIPKRKARSAKEEPKRKSARLSAKPVPAKVETKPKKAAKKDKSADKKMQAKGKRGAQGKQAEVADQEPKEGFLPAEKGEIKIQESPASDEAREKEAMSEIS; encoded by the coding sequence ATGGCCCTCAGGTACCCAGCAcgtgccaccccaccccaccccaccaccaggaTACCCAAGAGAAAGGCCCGCTCTGCCAAGGAGGAGCCCAAGAGGAAGTCGGCAAGGTTGTCAGCCAAACCTGTTCCTGCAAAAGTGGAAACGAAGCCAAAAAAGGCTGCAAAAAAGGATAAATCTGCAGACAAAAAAATGCAAGCAAAAGGGAAAAGGGGAGCACAGGGAAAGCAGGCCGAAGTGGCTGACCAGGAACCTAAAGAAGGTTTTCTACCTGCAGAAAAGGGAGAAATTAAAATCCAGGAGAGTCCAGCCTCCGAtgaagcaagagagaaagaagcCATGTCTGAAATATCATAG